A portion of the Streptomyces erythrochromogenes genome contains these proteins:
- a CDS encoding trypsin-like serine peptidase has protein sequence MDKRSVVTAVLCAVAALGASAAVAKLAPPPEAAAPVRAKASQPSISPTGPSRSHAPKPQLSAQPGTTLPPAVTPPPGGPAAFTGALFTNGLDSDHFCTATVVHSPGRNLIVTAGHCLLAGQQGDGTAVFAPAYANDMAPYGTWKIEEVFEDERWAEGTDDDYDLAFATLAPDAQGRSIEDVTGAAVLDTTGRSGEEVTVTGYPADRKIPRTCTATAVRESATQQRFDCADFPGGTSGSAWIARDGKVVGILTGGDTDDVSTSTVLGEYAASLYTKATSKAPASR, from the coding sequence GTGGACAAGCGGAGCGTCGTGACGGCAGTGCTGTGTGCGGTGGCGGCCCTGGGGGCCTCCGCGGCTGTGGCGAAGCTCGCGCCGCCGCCCGAGGCGGCCGCGCCCGTGCGGGCGAAGGCCTCGCAGCCCTCGATCTCGCCCACGGGTCCCTCGCGCTCGCACGCGCCGAAGCCCCAGTTGTCGGCCCAGCCGGGGACCACCCTGCCGCCGGCCGTGACGCCCCCGCCGGGCGGGCCCGCCGCCTTCACCGGCGCCCTGTTCACCAACGGCCTGGACAGCGACCACTTCTGCACCGCCACCGTGGTGCACAGCCCCGGCCGCAACCTCATCGTCACCGCCGGGCACTGCCTGCTCGCCGGACAGCAGGGCGACGGGACCGCCGTCTTCGCGCCCGCCTACGCCAACGACATGGCCCCGTACGGCACATGGAAGATCGAAGAGGTCTTCGAGGACGAACGCTGGGCCGAGGGCACGGACGACGACTACGACCTCGCCTTCGCCACGCTCGCCCCCGACGCCCAGGGCCGTTCCATCGAGGACGTGACCGGCGCGGCCGTGCTGGACACCACCGGCCGGTCCGGCGAGGAGGTCACGGTCACCGGCTACCCCGCCGACCGCAAGATCCCCCGTACCTGCACGGCGACCGCGGTCCGCGAGAGCGCGACCCAGCAGCGCTTCGACTGCGCGGACTTCCCGGGCGGCACCAGCGGCAGCGCGTGGATCGCGCGCGACGGGAAGGTCGTCGGCATCCTCACGGGCGGGGACACCGACGACGTCTCGACCAGCACGGTGCTGGGGGAGTACGCCGCCTCGCTCTACACGAAGGCCACGTCGAAGGCCCCCGCGTCCCGCTAG
- a CDS encoding NUDIX hydrolase, translated as MRRTPRHAARVVILSPAGSVFLFRENNVEVGIHWLPPGGGIDPGESPEDCVRRELREETGWTDLEPERLLCTWEHDFTHQGVPVRQHEHIYVTTGPHREPVLEEPGIHWQWLSAQRLATLGEPVWPPRLSDLLTNTPPEPVHLGLLA; from the coding sequence ATGAGGCGAACTCCACGTCACGCGGCACGCGTTGTCATCCTGTCCCCCGCCGGGTCGGTGTTCCTCTTCCGCGAGAACAACGTGGAGGTGGGCATCCACTGGCTGCCGCCCGGTGGCGGGATCGACCCCGGCGAAAGCCCCGAGGACTGTGTGCGGCGCGAGCTGCGCGAGGAGACCGGGTGGACCGACCTGGAGCCGGAGCGCCTGCTGTGCACCTGGGAGCACGACTTCACCCACCAGGGCGTACCGGTGCGCCAGCACGAGCACATCTACGTCACCACGGGCCCGCACCGGGAGCCGGTCCTGGAGGAGCCCGGCATCCACTGGCAGTGGCTCTCCGCGCAGCGCCTGGCCACCCTGGGCGAACCGGTCTGGCCTCCCCGCCTCTCGGACCTCCTCACGAACACCCCGCCCGAACCGGTCCACCTGGGCCTACTGGCCTGA
- a CDS encoding ABC transporter permease: MSRTRARARKPAARLRPPRLSPRDVLHVGSAGLRARPVRVFLSALGIAIGIATMIAVVGISSSSQAKLLRELDRLGTNMLVATPGRGMFSGQDTTLPKEAPGMISRIAGVESVGTTGDVAESVRRSENIPEEETGGVAVKAAKDDLLGTLRASMASGTWLNDATGRYPSVVLGDVSARRLGITGPGQQVFIGGRYFTVIGILGPVPLAPEIERSALIGWDAAERLLGFDGHPTAVYERSADDRVTAVRELIAQTANPQTPSAVSVTDPSAALQAKAATEGAFSTLLLGLGGIALLVGGVGVANTMIISVLERRHEIGLRRSLGGTKGQIRIQFVTESLLLSGLGGLAGIVLGGAATAVYARTGDMPWVVPLWAVGGGFAATLVIGTLAGLYPAVRAARLSPTLALATA; this comes from the coding sequence ATGAGCCGTACGAGAGCACGCGCCCGGAAGCCGGCAGCGCGGCTGCGCCCGCCGAGGCTGTCCCCGCGGGACGTCCTGCACGTCGGCTCGGCGGGCCTGCGCGCCCGCCCGGTGCGGGTCTTCCTGTCCGCGCTCGGCATCGCCATCGGCATCGCGACGATGATCGCCGTGGTCGGCATCTCCTCCTCCAGCCAGGCCAAGCTGCTGCGCGAGCTCGACCGGCTCGGCACCAACATGCTGGTCGCGACGCCCGGCCGGGGCATGTTCAGCGGCCAGGACACCACGCTCCCCAAGGAGGCCCCCGGCATGATCTCCCGCATCGCGGGGGTCGAGTCGGTCGGCACCACGGGCGATGTCGCCGAGTCCGTACGCCGCTCCGAGAACATCCCCGAGGAGGAGACGGGCGGGGTCGCGGTCAAGGCGGCCAAGGACGACCTGCTGGGCACTCTGCGCGCCTCGATGGCGAGCGGCACCTGGCTCAACGACGCCACCGGCCGCTACCCCTCGGTGGTGCTCGGCGACGTCTCCGCCCGCCGGCTCGGCATCACCGGACCCGGACAGCAGGTCTTCATCGGCGGCCGGTACTTCACGGTGATCGGCATCCTCGGGCCGGTCCCGCTGGCCCCGGAGATCGAGCGCTCCGCCCTGATCGGCTGGGACGCGGCCGAGCGGCTGCTGGGCTTCGACGGCCACCCGACGGCCGTGTACGAGCGCTCCGCGGACGACCGGGTGACGGCGGTCCGCGAGCTCATCGCGCAGACGGCCAACCCGCAGACCCCGAGCGCCGTCTCGGTCACCGACCCCTCGGCGGCCCTCCAGGCGAAGGCGGCCACCGAGGGCGCCTTCAGCACGCTGCTGCTGGGCCTGGGCGGGATCGCACTGCTGGTGGGCGGAGTCGGCGTGGCCAACACCATGATCATCTCGGTGCTGGAGCGGCGCCACGAGATCGGCCTGCGCCGCTCGCTGGGCGGTACGAAGGGCCAGATCCGGATCCAGTTCGTGACGGAGTCCCTGCTGCTGTCCGGACTCGGCGGGCTGGCCGGGATCGTCCTGGGCGGGGCGGCCACGGCCGTCTACGCCCGCACGGGCGACATGCCCTGGGTGGTCCCCCTGTGGGCGGTGGGCGGCGGCTTCGCCGCCACCCTGGTGATCGGCACGCTGGCCGGCCTCTACCCGGCAGTGCGCGCGGCCCGACTGTCGCCCACGCTGGCGCTGGCTACGGCGTAG
- a CDS encoding ABC transporter ATP-binding protein: MTATTTHPDPHPQPVVELTGVTKEYAGGVTALRGVDLSIGGGELLAIVGPSGSGKSTLLHIVGTLDRPTAGGVRIAGHDIAALSDRSLSALRSRHVGFVFQSFHLVPGISARANVAEGLLYSGLSRAERGRRASHALERVGLGDRMDHRPHELSGGQKQRVAIARAVAGAPDLLLADEPTGALDTASGESVMELLHELNRDGATIAVITHDNEIAASLPRQVHIRDGEIVADVRTGPAAPIGAAGAAR, translated from the coding sequence GTGACGGCCACGACGACTCATCCGGACCCGCACCCGCAGCCGGTCGTGGAGCTGACCGGGGTCACCAAGGAGTACGCGGGCGGGGTCACGGCCCTGCGCGGGGTCGACCTCAGCATCGGCGGCGGCGAACTCCTCGCCATCGTCGGCCCGTCGGGCTCCGGCAAGTCCACCCTGCTGCACATCGTCGGCACCCTGGACCGCCCGACGGCGGGCGGGGTACGGATCGCCGGCCACGACATCGCGGCCCTCTCGGACCGCTCGCTGTCGGCCCTGCGGTCCCGCCACGTCGGCTTCGTCTTCCAGTCCTTCCACCTGGTGCCGGGCATCAGCGCCCGCGCCAACGTCGCCGAGGGGCTGCTGTACTCCGGCCTCTCGCGGGCCGAGCGCGGCCGCCGGGCGTCGCACGCCCTGGAACGGGTCGGCCTCGGCGACCGGATGGACCACCGGCCGCACGAACTGTCCGGCGGCCAGAAGCAGCGCGTGGCGATCGCCCGTGCGGTGGCGGGCGCACCGGACCTGCTGCTGGCCGACGAACCGACGGGCGCCCTGGACACGGCGTCCGGCGAGTCGGTCATGGAGCTGCTGCACGAACTGAACCGGGACGGGGCCACCATCGCCGTGATCACCCACGACAACGAGATCGCGGCGAGCCTGCCGCGGCAGGTGCACATCCGGGACGGGGAGATCGTCGCGGACGTCCGCACCGGCCCGGCCGCCCCGATCGGGGCAGCGGGGGCGGCGCGATGA
- a CDS encoding peptidoglycan-binding protein, translated as MRTRAKWLLGSLAAVLAVSGGGYAVTAQPQRGDGGQERRTGGLPPATAPVQRGDLSSGLQVEGTLGYAQERKLNAGGPGVLTWVAGEGSAVERDGKLYEVNGRPVRLLYGVTPMYRQLKAGDKGEDVKQLKRNLLALGYGTGLDPEDPLFTAGTTTAVKRWQKAHKAAETGEVGKEDVAFASGPQRVRGKDAAVGDEAVPGKPVLTVTGTERIVRFQMDAAKAAAAKAGEPVTVRLPGGGSAIGKIDSVGGARPDDKNGGPGASGGGGGAGAGGGGDKKAKVEVVVTFDEPAEITAPDQSPVTVALTGETRKGVLSVPVNALLALAGGGFGVQVVEDGRAREVRVELGMFGNGRVEVTGDALEEGMQVGIPKL; from the coding sequence ATGAGGACGCGCGCCAAGTGGCTGCTGGGCTCGCTGGCCGCCGTACTGGCCGTCTCGGGCGGCGGCTACGCCGTCACGGCCCAGCCGCAGCGCGGAGACGGCGGGCAGGAGCGGCGCACGGGCGGACTGCCGCCGGCCACCGCGCCGGTGCAGCGCGGCGACCTCAGCTCGGGCCTCCAGGTCGAGGGCACCCTCGGCTACGCGCAGGAGCGCAAGCTGAACGCCGGCGGCCCGGGCGTCCTGACGTGGGTCGCGGGCGAGGGCTCGGCCGTCGAACGGGACGGGAAGCTGTACGAGGTCAACGGCCGGCCGGTGCGGCTCCTGTACGGGGTGACGCCGATGTACCGGCAGCTGAAGGCCGGCGACAAGGGCGAGGACGTCAAACAGCTCAAGCGGAACCTCCTCGCCCTCGGGTACGGCACCGGGCTCGACCCGGAGGACCCGCTCTTCACCGCGGGCACGACGACGGCCGTCAAGCGGTGGCAGAAGGCGCACAAGGCGGCGGAGACGGGCGAGGTCGGCAAGGAGGACGTCGCCTTCGCCTCGGGGCCGCAGCGGGTGCGCGGGAAGGACGCGGCGGTCGGCGACGAGGCGGTGCCCGGCAAGCCGGTGCTGACGGTCACGGGCACCGAGCGCATCGTCCGCTTCCAGATGGATGCGGCGAAGGCGGCGGCGGCGAAGGCGGGCGAGCCGGTCACCGTACGGCTCCCGGGCGGCGGCAGCGCCATCGGGAAGATCGACTCGGTGGGCGGGGCCCGGCCCGACGACAAGAACGGCGGCCCGGGTGCGAGCGGCGGCGGGGGCGGGGCCGGGGCCGGGGGCGGGGGCGACAAGAAGGCCAAGGTCGAGGTGGTCGTCACCTTCGACGAGCCGGCCGAGATCACCGCCCCGGACCAGTCCCCGGTGACCGTCGCCCTGACCGGCGAGACCCGCAAGGGCGTGCTCTCCGTGCCCGTGAACGCCCTGCTGGCCCTCGCGGGCGGCGGCTTCGGCGTCCAGGTCGTGGAGGACGGCCGGGCCCGCGAGGTCCGCGTCGAGCTGGGCATGTTCGGCAACGGCCGGGTCGAGGTGACCGGCGACGCCCTCGAGGAGGGCATGCAGGTGGGGATCCCCAAGCTGTGA
- a CDS encoding response regulator transcription factor, with product MRVLVVEDEEFLREMIAEGLRRDALAVDEASDGLEALRRLRLGEYDVMVLDRDLPGLHGDEVCRQVVRMRLLTRVLMLTASGTVRDRVEGLGLGADDYLTKPFAYDELLARVLALGRRARPALPPVLERAGVAVDTARRSATRDGHRLALSRKEFAVLEALLRAEGAVVGNDDLIEQVWEEGTSYSTNAVRVTLSKLRAKLGEPPLIETVPGAGYRIAAR from the coding sequence ATGCGCGTACTGGTGGTGGAGGACGAGGAATTCCTCCGGGAGATGATCGCCGAGGGGCTTCGCCGCGACGCGCTCGCCGTCGACGAGGCGAGCGACGGCCTGGAGGCGCTGCGGCGCCTGCGCCTGGGCGAGTACGACGTCATGGTGCTGGACCGGGACCTGCCGGGCCTGCACGGCGACGAGGTCTGCCGCCAGGTCGTGCGGATGCGGCTGCTGACCCGCGTCCTGATGCTCACCGCCTCGGGGACCGTGCGCGACCGCGTCGAGGGCCTCGGCCTGGGCGCGGACGACTACCTCACCAAGCCGTTCGCCTACGACGAGCTCCTCGCCCGGGTCCTGGCGCTGGGCCGGCGCGCCCGCCCCGCCCTGCCGCCCGTGCTGGAGCGCGCGGGCGTCGCCGTCGACACCGCCCGGCGGAGCGCGACCCGGGACGGGCACCGGCTCGCGCTGTCGCGCAAGGAGTTCGCGGTGCTGGAGGCGCTGCTGCGCGCCGAGGGCGCCGTGGTCGGCAACGACGACCTGATCGAGCAGGTGTGGGAGGAGGGCACCAGCTACTCCACCAACGCCGTCCGCGTCACCCTCAGCAAGCTCCGCGCCAAGCTGGGCGAGCCGCCGCTGATCGAGACCGTGCCGGGCGCGGGCTACCGGATCGCGGCCCGGTGA
- a CDS encoding sensor histidine kinase, which yields MKGLPKALRALRLPRALRLPRVLRTERGRLTALYGSLLLLAGGGLVALVYVMVGQGLYASVSGAVRTVSPAYVLPSPGASPGQLLKPRPPYEPAQRRPPGEAPTAEELKGYAYTQNLSDAVTEATRHRLLVYSLLALAVFAVLSIWLAWWMAGRVLRPVGVITGTARRLSGENLHERISLDAPPGELKELADTFDAMLGRMEQLVSAQRRFAANAAHELRTPLAVQRAAAEIGLAGDPPPEKVARIRAKLIGVADSSEHLIESLLLLAVSEQGLESTGPVDLAELAAAELAACPQAGLTVVRTFAPLVVTGDRVLLGHLLRNLLMNAVRHNRAEGRIAVSTSADGELTVCNTGPVIDPADVPGLLEPFRRRAERQHTAGEGAGLGLSIAASIARAHEAELTAGANPGPEGGLTVRVRFPVPGVARTSRTNRV from the coding sequence GTGAAGGGCCTCCCCAAGGCCCTGCGAGCCCTGCGGCTCCCGCGGGCCCTGCGGCTCCCGCGCGTCCTGCGCACCGAGCGCGGCCGCCTGACCGCCCTGTACGGCTCGCTGTTGCTCCTGGCCGGCGGCGGTCTGGTCGCGCTGGTCTACGTCATGGTCGGCCAGGGGCTGTACGCGAGCGTCAGCGGGGCCGTCCGCACCGTCAGCCCGGCTTACGTCCTGCCCTCGCCCGGCGCCTCGCCCGGCCAGTTGCTGAAGCCGCGCCCCCCGTACGAGCCGGCGCAGCGGCGACCGCCGGGCGAGGCGCCCACCGCCGAGGAGCTGAAGGGCTACGCCTACACCCAGAACCTCTCGGACGCCGTCACCGAGGCGACCCGCCACCGGCTGCTGGTGTACTCGCTGCTCGCCCTGGCCGTCTTCGCCGTGCTGTCCATCTGGCTCGCCTGGTGGATGGCCGGCCGGGTGCTGCGCCCGGTCGGCGTGATCACCGGGACCGCGCGCCGCCTGTCCGGGGAGAACCTGCACGAGCGGATCTCCCTCGACGCGCCGCCCGGCGAGCTCAAGGAGCTGGCCGACACCTTCGACGCGATGCTGGGCCGGATGGAGCAGCTGGTCTCCGCGCAGCGGCGGTTCGCGGCGAACGCGGCACACGAGCTGCGCACCCCGCTGGCCGTGCAGCGGGCGGCGGCCGAGATCGGGCTGGCCGGGGACCCGCCGCCGGAGAAGGTCGCCCGGATCCGCGCCAAGCTGATCGGTGTCGCCGACTCCAGCGAGCACCTCATCGAGTCGCTGCTGCTCCTCGCGGTCTCGGAGCAGGGGCTGGAGTCGACGGGGCCGGTGGACCTGGCGGAGCTCGCGGCCGCCGAGCTGGCGGCCTGCCCGCAGGCGGGCCTGACGGTCGTACGGACCTTCGCGCCGCTGGTCGTGACGGGCGACCGGGTGCTGCTGGGCCACCTGCTGCGGAACCTGCTGATGAATGCGGTGCGTCACAACCGCGCGGAGGGCCGGATCGCCGTGTCCACCTCTGCGGACGGGGAACTGACGGTGTGCAACACCGGCCCGGTGATCGATCCGGCGGACGTGCCGGGCCTCCTGGAGCCCTTCCGCAGGCGCGCCGAACGGCAGCACACCGCAGGTGAGGGCGCCGGGTTGGGCCTTTCGATCGCCGCGTCGATCGCCCGGGCGCACGAGGCGGAGCTGACGGCCGGCGCCAACCCGGGACCGGAGGGCGGCCTGACGGTCCGTGTCCGCTTCCCGGTGCCCGGCGTGGCGCGCACATCGCGGACAAACCGGGTCTGA
- a CDS encoding transmembrane-type terpene cyclase, with the protein MRRMDLMLTLVSGIAWTVVYVEAIRVGLRDRTYAMPVAALALNFAWEATYAVLEFREELSPQGVVNVVWATADVVIIWTYLRFGRAGLPEFVTRPLFAGWSALLFATGFAVQWLFLAHFGMHDATRYSAFLQNLLMSGLFIAMYAARQGPQGQSLTIAVAKWLGTLAPTLLFGVIEDAPFILGLGILCSVFDLAYIGLLLRGRRVRSLPAPSR; encoded by the coding sequence GTGCGGCGGATGGATCTGATGCTCACGCTCGTCAGCGGGATCGCCTGGACGGTCGTGTACGTGGAGGCGATCCGCGTCGGGCTGCGGGACCGGACGTACGCGATGCCGGTCGCCGCGCTCGCGCTGAACTTCGCCTGGGAGGCGACCTACGCGGTCCTGGAGTTCCGGGAGGAGCTCTCGCCCCAGGGCGTGGTCAACGTCGTGTGGGCCACGGCCGACGTCGTGATCATCTGGACGTACCTGCGCTTCGGGCGCGCCGGACTGCCGGAGTTCGTGACCCGGCCCCTCTTCGCCGGCTGGTCGGCGCTGCTCTTCGCCACCGGCTTCGCCGTGCAGTGGCTGTTCCTCGCGCATTTCGGGATGCACGACGCGACCCGCTACTCGGCCTTCCTGCAGAACCTGCTGATGTCCGGCCTGTTCATCGCGATGTACGCCGCCCGGCAGGGCCCGCAGGGCCAATCCCTGACCATCGCCGTCGCCAAATGGCTCGGGACGCTGGCCCCGACCCTGCTCTTCGGGGTGATCGAAGACGCTCCGTTCATCCTCGGTCTCGGGATCCTGTGCAGCGTCTTCGACCTGGCCTACATCGGTCTGCTGCTGCGCGGACGCCGCGTCAGAAGCCTTCCGGCCCCATCACGATGA
- a CDS encoding LLM class F420-dependent oxidoreductase: MARVFPEGRLVYGMQLPVQSQSTIYAEPWEASADAADLAEIARAADRSGFAYLATCDHVAIPRRLAGAMSTVWYDPVATLSFLAGVTEHVRLLSHVAILGLRHPLISAKQYATLDHLSGGRLILGVGAGHVQEEFEALGVDFARRGAVLDETLDALRAALGPEEYPEFEGGRFSFKDLGQLPRPAQERIPVWVGGSSPAAVRRAAVRGDGWLPQGDPRDRLPAQIARIAQLRAEAGVTGPFEVGAITEALYVGEPGWDTGRRTLTGKAEALAESLREYGALGVDQIQVRFRSRDRAELVDQITAFGAEVAPHLND; this comes from the coding sequence ATGGCGCGCGTGTTTCCGGAAGGTCGGCTGGTCTACGGGATGCAGCTCCCGGTCCAGTCGCAGAGCACCATCTACGCCGAACCCTGGGAGGCGTCGGCCGACGCCGCCGATCTCGCCGAGATCGCGCGGGCCGCCGACCGGTCCGGCTTCGCATACCTGGCCACCTGCGACCACGTGGCGATCCCGCGGCGGCTCGCGGGAGCCATGAGCACCGTCTGGTACGACCCGGTGGCCACGCTGTCCTTCCTCGCCGGGGTCACCGAGCACGTGCGGCTGCTGAGCCACGTGGCGATCCTCGGCCTGCGCCACCCGCTGATCAGCGCCAAGCAGTACGCCACCCTCGACCACCTCTCCGGAGGCCGGCTGATCCTCGGCGTCGGCGCCGGCCACGTCCAGGAGGAGTTCGAGGCCCTCGGCGTGGACTTCGCGCGCCGCGGCGCCGTCCTCGACGAGACCCTGGACGCGCTGCGGGCGGCGCTGGGGCCCGAGGAGTACCCGGAGTTCGAGGGCGGGCGGTTCTCCTTCAAGGACCTCGGACAGCTGCCCCGGCCCGCCCAGGAGCGGATCCCCGTCTGGGTGGGCGGCTCCTCGCCCGCGGCCGTCCGCCGGGCCGCCGTCCGCGGGGACGGCTGGCTCCCGCAGGGCGACCCGCGCGACCGGCTCCCGGCACAGATCGCCCGCATCGCGCAGCTGCGCGCCGAGGCCGGCGTCACCGGCCCCTTCGAGGTCGGCGCGATCACCGAGGCGCTGTACGTCGGCGAGCCCGGCTGGGACACCGGCCGCCGCACCCTCACCGGCAAGGCGGAGGCGCTCGCCGAATCCCTGCGCGAGTACGGGGCGCTCGGCGTGGACCAGATCCAGGTCCGCTTCCGCAGCCGCGACCGCGCCGAGCTCGTCGACCAGATCACCGCCTTCGGGGCCGAAGTCGCCCCGCACCTCAACGACTAG
- a CDS encoding SDR family NAD(P)-dependent oxidoreductase produces the protein MGKLDGRVVIVTGAARGQGEQEARLFAAEGAKVLLGDVLDEQGAAVAKEIGEDRARYVRMDVSREEDWAAAVAAAKEAFGRVDGLVNNAGILRFNELASTPLEEFRQVVEVNQVGAFLGIKAVAPEIEAAGGGTIVNTSSYTGLTGMAYVGAYAATKAAILGLTRVAALELAAKGIRVNAMCPGAVDTPMANPGLLDPANMTDEARDAMAELYRRVVPMGRVGRPEEIARLALFLTGEDSSYITGQPFVIDGGWMAGVSIL, from the coding sequence ATGGGCAAGCTGGACGGGCGCGTCGTCATCGTCACCGGTGCGGCGCGCGGCCAGGGCGAGCAGGAGGCGCGGCTCTTCGCCGCCGAGGGTGCCAAGGTGCTCCTCGGGGACGTGCTGGACGAACAGGGCGCGGCGGTGGCCAAGGAGATCGGCGAGGACCGGGCCCGGTACGTGCGGATGGACGTGAGCCGGGAGGAGGACTGGGCGGCCGCGGTCGCCGCCGCCAAGGAGGCCTTCGGGCGGGTCGACGGCCTGGTCAACAACGCCGGCATCCTGCGCTTCAACGAGCTGGCCTCGACCCCGCTGGAGGAGTTCCGGCAGGTGGTCGAGGTCAACCAGGTGGGCGCCTTTCTCGGCATCAAGGCGGTGGCGCCCGAGATCGAGGCGGCCGGCGGCGGCACCATCGTCAACACCTCCTCCTACACCGGCCTGACGGGCATGGCGTACGTCGGCGCCTACGCCGCGACCAAGGCGGCCATCCTGGGTCTGACCCGGGTGGCCGCGCTGGAGCTCGCGGCCAAGGGGATCCGGGTCAACGCGATGTGCCCGGGCGCGGTGGACACCCCGATGGCCAACCCCGGCCTGCTGGACCCCGCGAACATGACCGACGAGGCCCGTGACGCCATGGCGGAGCTCTACCGGCGGGTGGTCCCGATGGGGCGGGTGGGCCGACCGGAGGAGATCGCCAGGCTGGCGCTCTTCCTGACCGGCGAGGACTCCTCGTACATCACCGGCCAGCCGTTCGTCATCGACGGCGGCTGGATGGCGGGCGTCAGCATTCTCTGA
- a CDS encoding LLM class flavin-dependent oxidoreductase yields the protein MEFGLFVQGYVPEARSKVDPEAEHKALVEETEYVIQADKSGFKYAWASEHHFLEEYSHLSANEVFLGYLAHATERIHLGSGIFNPLAPVNHPVKVAEKVAMLDHLSKGRFEFGTGRGAGSHEILGFLPGIEDMNGTKEIWEETIAEFPKMFLQEEYEGFQGKHWSLPPRKVFPKPYGKAHPAMWYAAGSPSSYAMAAKKGLGVLGFSVQKVSDMEWVLDQYKTAIREAKAIGAFVNDNVMVTSTAICAETHDKAVEIAVNANMNRFQSLVFRYHDTFPRPEAIPQWPETLPEYNAEIIELLIAEELLICGDPSEVRAQCKRWEQAGADQLSFGLPTGVGYEDTMTTIKLIGEHVIPQIDTDPVHRTTRFRQSA from the coding sequence TTGGAATTCGGGCTCTTCGTGCAGGGATACGTGCCTGAGGCGCGGTCCAAGGTCGACCCCGAGGCAGAGCACAAGGCGCTGGTCGAGGAGACCGAGTACGTCATCCAGGCCGACAAGTCCGGCTTCAAGTACGCCTGGGCCTCCGAGCACCACTTCCTGGAGGAGTACTCGCACCTGTCGGCGAACGAGGTGTTCCTCGGCTACCTCGCGCACGCCACCGAACGCATCCACCTCGGCTCCGGCATCTTCAACCCGCTCGCCCCGGTGAACCACCCGGTCAAGGTGGCCGAGAAGGTCGCCATGCTCGACCACCTCTCCAAGGGCCGCTTCGAGTTCGGCACCGGCCGCGGCGCGGGCAGCCACGAGATCCTCGGCTTCCTGCCCGGCATCGAGGACATGAACGGCACCAAGGAGATCTGGGAGGAGACCATCGCGGAATTCCCCAAGATGTTCCTCCAGGAGGAGTACGAGGGGTTCCAGGGCAAGCACTGGTCGCTGCCGCCGCGGAAGGTCTTCCCCAAGCCGTACGGCAAGGCCCACCCGGCCATGTGGTACGCCGCCGGCTCGCCCTCCTCCTACGCGATGGCGGCCAAGAAGGGCCTCGGCGTGCTGGGCTTCAGCGTGCAGAAGGTCTCCGACATGGAGTGGGTCCTCGACCAGTACAAGACGGCCATCAGGGAGGCGAAGGCCATCGGCGCCTTCGTCAACGACAACGTGATGGTCACCTCCACCGCGATCTGCGCCGAGACCCACGACAAGGCCGTCGAGATCGCCGTCAACGCCAACATGAACCGCTTCCAGTCGCTGGTCTTCCGCTACCACGACACCTTCCCGCGGCCCGAGGCGATCCCGCAGTGGCCCGAGACCCTGCCGGAGTACAACGCGGAGATCATCGAGCTTCTGATCGCCGAGGAACTCCTCATCTGCGGCGACCCGTCGGAGGTCAGGGCCCAGTGCAAGCGCTGGGAGCAGGCGGGCGCGGACCAGCTGTCCTTCGGTCTGCCGACCGGCGTCGGCTACGAGGACACGATGACCACGATCAAGCTGATCGGCGAGCACGTGATCCCGCAGATCGACACGGACCCGGTCCACCGCACGACGCGCTTCCGGCAGTCCGCCTGA